From Penicillium psychrofluorescens genome assembly, chromosome: 1, one genomic window encodes:
- a CDS encoding uncharacterized protein (ID:PFLUO_000323-T1.cds;~source:funannotate), which yields MTASVVETARVNPRRRPVLNTDAAPSSEGLSGPSKMRLQKGETFHSPTTPPADDRDPVMSVRSLPRRSPTSLEAIAANEQRMTSLLGRLSLGTDSEESNSKDPINNIGTAVKSEPPVDEANELSGSDEEKMTRQSHSHESDSGLGTSVSSVESVSSDESNVKEKVNAITCTAAATFDKRQLGLNACKQIEKFVLVPILKESRLKPFHPLVQSVPQRIVNKQIVCLRDLEKTLLWLAPKSAPTRLSYLNFCEFTIQCLHTSASHLNARDQRLPADRPYTNGYFLDLVSQVRRYAAMIRESRERIEAAQAAKSADDKNEKATEPTITGTLKLENGLSKTGKPAELVLVQEDGKPISMRTGEPYEADLTSPVFKRMMSFDESVDEGVQRSMARRKKNAPPMDINQKCSHCDKIFKRPCDLTKHEKTHSRPWKCTQSSCKYFQVGWPTEKERDRHINDKHSNTPALYTCSFKPCTYASKRESNCKQHMEKAHGWVYVRSKNNARGHHVKRGSSSMQATPQTPSVSTPGSKPTDFSTPTSGPSPSPLESNMGFADNSNFNFNDPPAPPRSDDFPLFLENSPYHTSSAGLSNDLDPSFGSSMNLDAFQAQFGAGDPNGLISSLEMHRQSMNTMSVPSADSVPELMGPVSFDGSPLASTENASLNFDLEWSQLDMQNLGEDYTAMQMQLPPAGNSMDAVAMKAYTRDIPLMGDAADFSYKLSGLSPHAQGNPMLYSPHSGQVEERLSDRYDYSAQHRVGNDFTLYEQNVQMNQAATTHPMMPATTTHQPAGQYNQNHGMFPPLDREQALHGIQTWADQQQQHGAAQGSRMPSDMDLDFMG from the exons CTGGAGGCTATTGCTGCCAACGAACAACGGATGACCTCGCTGCTCGGCCGCCTCAGCTTGGGGACCGATTCCGAGGAATCCAACAGCAAGGATCCCATCAACAATATCGGCACTGCTGTCAAGTCTGAACCCCCTGTGGATGAGGCTAATGAGCTCTCCGGCtcggatgaggagaagatgacccGTCAAAGCCACAGCCACGAGTCGGATAGTGGACTGGGAACCTCGGTCAGTAGTGTCGAGAGTGTCTCTTCAGATGAGAGCAACG tgaaagaaaaagtgAATGCCATCACATgcaccgcagcagcaacctTCGACAAGCGCCAGCTGGGATTAAATGCCTGCAAGCAGATCGAGAAGTTCGTCCTGGTCCCGATTCTGAAGGAATCTCGCTTGAAGCCATTCCATCCGCTGGTGCAGAGTGTGCCTCAACGCATTGTGAATAAACAGATTGTCTGCCTTCGCGATCTGGAAAAAACCCTATTGTGGTTGGCGCCG AAATCTGCTCCTACTCGACTTTCGTACCTCAACTTTTGCGAATTCACCATCCAGTGTCTTCACACCTCGGCCTCGCACCTGAACGCGCGCGACCAGCGTCTTCCTGCTGACCGCCCATACACTAACGGCTACTTCCTCGATCTCGTTTCCCAGGTTCGACGCTACGCCGCCATGATTCGGGAGTCCCGCGAGCGGATTGAAGCCGCTCAGGCGGCCAAGTCTGCCGATGACAAGAACGAAAAGGCCACTGAGCCCACCAT TACCGGAACCCTCAAGCTCGAGAACGGCTTGTCCAAGACCGGAAAACCTGCCGAGCTGGTTCTCGTGCAGGAGGATGGGAAGCCCATCTCGATGCGCACTGGGGAGCCCTACGAGGCTGATCTCACCAGCCCTGTTTTCAAGCGCATGATGAGCTTCGATGAGTCGGTTGACGAGGGTGTGCAGCGTTCCATGGCTcgccgcaagaagaacgcccCGCCCATGGACATCAACCAGAAGTGCAGTCATTGCGACAAGATCTTCAAGCGTCCCTGCGACCTGACCAAGCACGAGAAGACTCACTCACGCCCGTGGAAGTGTACGCAGTCATCTTGCAAGTACTTCCAGGTTGGCTGGCCgaccgagaaggagcgcgaTCGTCACATTAATGACAAGCACTCCAACACGCCTGCTTTGTACACCTGCAGCTTCAAGCCCTGCACCTATGCCTCCAAGCGTGAAAGCAACTGCAAGCAGCACATGGAGAAGGCCCACGGCTGGGTCTACGTTCGCTCCAAGAACAATGCCCGTGGTCACCACGTCAAGCGCGGCTCGTCGTCCATGCAGGCCACCCCGCAGACCCCCAGCGTGTCGACTCCGGGCTCGAAGCCGACCGACTTCTCCACCCCGACCAGTGGCCCTAGCCCATCTCCTCTGGAGTCGAACATGGGCTTTGCGGACAACTCCAACTTCAACTTCAACGATCCTCCTGCGCCCCCCCGCAGTGACGACTTCCCGTTGTTCCTGGAGAATTCGCCTTACCATACCTCCTCTGCGGGACTGAGCAACGATCTCGACCCGTCGTTTGGGTCTTCGATGAATCTCGACGCTTTCCAGGCCCAGTTCGGGGCCGGCGACCCGAATGGTCTGATTTCGTCTTTGGAGATGCACCGCCAGTCCATGAACACCATGTCTGTCCCCTCCGCAGACTCGGTCCCGGAGCTGATGGGCCCTGTGTCCTTTGATGGCTCTCCGCTCGCCTCCACCGAGAACGCGAGCCTGAACTTTGATCTGGAATGGAGCCAGCTGGACATGCAGAACCTTGGCGAGGACTACACTGCGATGCAGATGCAGCTGCCCCCTGCCGGCAACTCGATGGACGCTGTGGCCATGAAGGCTTACACGCGCGACATTCCACTGATGGGTGATGCCGCCGACTTTTCCTACAAGCTGTCTGGCCTGTCCCCCCATGCGCAGGGCAACCCGATGCTGTACTCTCCCCACTCGGGTCAGGTCGAGGAGCGTCTGTCTGACCGCTATGACTACTCCGCCCAGCACCGGGTGGGCAACGACTTCACCCTGTACGAGCAGAATGTGCAGATGAACCAGGCTGCGACCACCCACCCCATGATGCCGGCCACCACTACGCACCAGCCTGCGGGCCAGTACAACCAGAACCACGGCATGTTCCCCCCTCTGGACCGTGAGCAGGCCCTGCACGGCATCCAGACCTGGGCggaccagcagcagcagcacggcgCTGCCCAGGGATCGCGCATGCCCTCGGACATGGACCTGGACTTTATGGGCTAG